TGCTGGCCGGCCGTACGATGACGGTGTCCAGGCCGGCCGCGGCCAGGCGTCGCACCACGGCTTCGGCGCGAATTTTGCTATCCGGATAAGCCTGCCCTACCAGGGGCGTGGCCGCGGTTTCGTCAATGAGCGGGCTGGCGTTGACCCCATAAACCGCCACGCTGCTGAAGTGAATCACACGGGCCACGCCGGCTGTCAGCGCTGCTTGCAGCACCGCTTCGGCGCCGGTTACATTGACCGCCTCGCCCAGCGCCGGATCATCGGGGACGCCGGTCCAGGCCGCGGTGTGAATCACGGCCGCGCAGCCATCAACGGCCCGCGCCAGCACTGCCGGGTCGTCCAGGCCGCCTTCGATCAGGCTGATGCCCTGGTCGGCCAGCCAGGCCGCGCGTGGCAGCGAGCGCACCAGCCCGCGCACCTGCGCGCCGGCCTGCTGCAAATGCTCGCACAGGTGCCCGCCGATGAAGCCGTTGGCGCCGGTGACCAGGATCGCAGCGCCGGGCAAGGTGATGGCGCTCATGACCCGCGCCTCCCGGCCTGCCCCAACCCCAGGCTGACCGCTTGCATCACAGGCGTTGCCGGTTGGCGCGCGCCCGAAATGGCATTCAGGCAGGCGAACATTTCGCCGTTCACTGTGATTTGTCGTTCGATCTGGTCCATGCTGCCCTTGCGTGCGTGAGATGATTGCCGTAAGCCGGGCGATTATATCATTCAGACCCCGATACGTCCAGCGCCGCCAACTTTGTCCAGGAATCCCAAATGTGGTCGCTGAAGACATCTGGAATGAAGGCTTTAGCCGGTTATTGGGCACTTGAGAACCCTGTGGCAGACCGGCTGAAGCCTCGATTCCGGGACCATTTGGATTTGCTGGCTTGTCGTCTGGCGTGAATGATGTTATCATTCGATCATGACAACGACATCTACTGCGCCCAGACGCCAGTCCACACCGCCGCTGCCCCGCCATGCATCCCTACGTGGGCGGATACCGCCTCGCCGGCGCCCCAGCATCGTGCTTTTCTTTGGTCTCTGCCTGGGATTGAGCGCCCTGCTGCTGCTGACCGCCATCACCGCGGTGCAGTTGCGCTTTGCCAACCGCGTCTTTGCCGGGGTGCGTGTGGCCGGCGTGGATCTGAGCGAACTGACGCGTGAGCAGGCCGCGGCGCGGCTGCAGGAACAGTTGACGCCTTTTCAGGGGCCGACCATCCTCTTGCGCTACGCGGGACAGGCCTGGCCGCTTGCCAGCGCCGACCTGGGCCTGCAGGTGGATGCACAGGCCACGGCTCAGCGCGCCTATGAACTGGGGCGCCAGGCCAACCCGCTGGATTCACTGGCCGCACAGTGGCGGCTTGCACGCGCAGGCGCCAACCTGGCCCCGGCGTTGACCGTAGGCGAGGTGCAGGCGGCCGATCTTCTTCAGCGCGTGGCCCAGTCCATTGATCGGCCGGCGCGCGACGCGACGGTGACGATCCACGGGCTGCAGGTGGTGACGACCGTTGCCCAGGCGGGGCGCGATACCGATCTGCAGGCCACATGGGCCGCGGTGCAGGCGCAGTTGGCGCAAGGCGAATCAGGTACGGTTGACGTGGTGGTGCATGAACTTCCGCCGCTCGTACATGATGTCGAGGCGGTGGCGGATCAAGCGCGGCGCCTGCTGCGCACGCCGCTGCTTCTGGCCTACGCCGGCGACGCGGCCCAGGATGAAGCGCCGCAGCAGTTTGCGCTCGATCCGGTGCAGTTGGCCGGCTGGCTGCACATCATTCCTCAACCTTCGGCGTCCGGCGGCATCAGCCTGACGCTGCAGGTGGATGAAGCCGCCGTGCGCGCTTACGCCCAATCCCTGGCCGCCAGCCTGGCGCGGGCGACGCGCGACGCGCGTCTCCATTTTGATCCGATTGATCCAACCGCCGGGCGCTTGAGCGTCTTGTCCCCCAGCCAACCCGGCCGTGTGTTGGACGTGGCTGAAACGGTGACGCGCACGCTGGCCGCGCTCAGCACGGGCCGCGCTCAGATTGATCTCCCTTTGCAGGTGGTCAAGCCGGCCGTGGATATGCGTGACCTGGATCGAATGGGCATTCGTGAACTGATCGCCAGCGGCGCCACCACATTCAAAGGCTCCAGCGCCGCCCGTGTTGCCAACATCACGCAAGGCGCCCGCCAGTTCGAGGGGGTCGTCGTGCCGCCCAACGGCATCTTCTCCTTCAATCGCATCGTGGGCGATGTGTCGGCCGCCAATGGCTACGAGGATGCGCTGGTCATCTGGGGCGACCGCACCGCGGTCGGCATCGGCGGCGGCATCTGCCAGGTTTCCACCACGGTCTTCCGGGCCGCATTCTGGGGCGGCATGCCCATCGTCGAGCGTTGGGCGCATGGGTACGTGGTCGGTTGGTATGGCGAGCCAGGCATGGATGCGACTATCTTCACGCCGAGCGTAGATTTCCGTTTTCGTAACGACACCGGCGCCTACGTGTTAATCCAACCGGAGCTGGATTTGACGCAGGGACGGCTGACCTTCAATTTTTACGGAACCAAACCCAACCGCACGGTGGAACGGATTGGACCTGAGACCAGCAACGTGCGCAAACCTGAGCCGCCGCTCTACCAGGTTGATCCGTCGCTGGCGCCTGGCGTCAAAAAACAGGTGGATTGGGCCGTGGACGGACGCGACGTGGTGGTGACGCGCGTCATCAAACAGGGCGAGCAGGTGCTGCGGCAGGACAAGTTCGTGAGCAAATATCAGCCCTGGCGCGCTGTGTACCTGGTTGGTCCAACGCCAGATGCGGGCGGTTGATGATCCCAGCATGACCCGCCCCCACCACAGTGACCGCTGCCGGCGGGAGGGCGTCTTGACGATGCAGTTCATTCGTATGCATGTGTGGATTCGTGGCGTGGTGCAGGGCGTCTTTTTTCGCCAGTCCACGCGGCGACAGGCGCAGGCGGCCGGCGTCACCGGCTGGGTGCGCAACTGCGCTGACGGTGCAGTCGAGGCCGTGTTCGAGGGCGAGGCTGCCGCGGTTGCCTCTGTGGTGTCCTGGTGTCATTATGGCCCGGCCGCCGCAGTGGTCAGCCAGGTTGACGTGGCAGGTGAACCGTATACGGGCGAATTTAGCCTGTTCAAGATCAGCGGCTGGTAGACTTTCAGTTCTGAATTGTCAGATTTGACTGTTGACGTTGGACAAGCCGTATGTTATACTGCTTGTAGATTTACGCAACGTTAGATGGGAGGTGCCTATTGAAGGCATTGGCTGTTCGCGGGGACACAGCCGCCACCAATGGAACAGAGGCTCAGGCCACGACGCTCGAAGTCGGGCAGGCGCTGGCTCAGTTACAGGGGTTGGCACAATCCCGTGGCTACTTGCTGTTCGATGATATTTTGGCTATCTGGCCACAGGCGGAAGACCAGATCGAAGCCCTGGAAGATTTATTCGCGCGCCTGCAAGAATTGGGTATCGAAATCTACCCCGATGCAGGAGCGGCCCAGGCCGAAATTGGCCCGCCGCCGGACGAGGTCAGCGTTGAGGAGATTGACCCCATCCAGTTGCTGGCGGTGGGCATTGATCTCGATCTCAGCGAGATGCCGACCGATGATCCGCTGACGCTCTACCTGCGCGAGATGGGGCGAGTGCCCTTGCTCACGCCCGAACATGAGATGGCCCTGGCCAAGCAACTGGCCGAAGGACGCCTGGCGCGCCGCCGTCTGCGTAACGGGGGGCCGCCGGAGACCGATCGCCTGCTCGAACTCTCGCGCCAGGGTGAGGCTGCGCGCGAGCATTTGATTCGTGCCAATACGCGCCTGGTCGTCAGTGTGGCTAAGCGCTACATGGGCCAGGGCGTGCCCTTTGCCGATTTGATCCAGGAGGGCAACCTGGGCCTGATGCGCGCAGTGGACAAATTCGAGCCGGAGCGCGGCCACAAGCTCAGCACCTACGCCACCTGGTGGATCCGACAGGCCATCACCCGTGCGCTGGCCGACCAGGGCCGCACCATTCGCCTACCGGTACACATGGGCGACCGCATCCGCCAGTTGTACCGCACGGCACGTCAGCTTGAGCAAAAACTTGGCCGCCCGGCGCAGCCCGAAGAGATCGCCGAGTCCATGGGGCTGGACTCGCTGCAGGTACGCTGGATGCTGCGCATCTCGCGTCACCCGGTGTCGCTGGAACAGCCGGTGGGCGAAGAGGAAGAGAGCACGCTGGGCAACTTCATCGAGGATGAAGACTCACCCTCGCCGCCCGATGTGGCGGGCAACAGCCTGCTGCGTGAGAAATTAGAGGAACTGCTGGAAACCCTGACGCCGCGTGAGGCGCGCATCTTGCGTCTGCGCTACGGCCTGGACAACGGTCGCACCTATACGTTGGAAGAAGTGGGCAACAAGTTTGGCCTCACGCGTGAGCGCATCCGCCAGATCGAGGCCGAAGCCCTCAATCGCCTGCGCCACCCCAGCCGGGCGCGCCAGTTGCGTGACTATCTCTAATCTCAACCGCCGGAAACTGCTCAAGCCATCCATCCGGCGCCAACAAGGATTCAACCGCGAAGACGCGAAGGTCGCGAAGATTTAGGGTTTCTTCTCGGCGCTCTCGGCATCTTCGCGGTTGATTTTTCGTACAGGCGGCAAGGATTCAACAGGTCGTGAAGATTTGAGATTTTTTCTTGGCGCTCTTGGCGTCTTCGCGGTTCCTTTCTCCCTGTTTGGCTAAGCCGCCCGCCGAATGAATTCGTGGCTGCTGTCGTCTGTCCTGTGAAAGAATCAGGGCGCCAGCCAGCGCAGGATGGCTTCCTGACCCTGGGGCGAACCGAAGTAGCCGAAGTGATTACAGGTCATCTCCACGA
This portion of the Candidatus Amarolinea dominans genome encodes:
- a CDS encoding sigma-70 family RNA polymerase sigma factor, translated to MAQLQGLAQSRGYLLFDDILAIWPQAEDQIEALEDLFARLQELGIEIYPDAGAAQAEIGPPPDEVSVEEIDPIQLLAVGIDLDLSEMPTDDPLTLYLREMGRVPLLTPEHEMALAKQLAEGRLARRRLRNGGPPETDRLLELSRQGEAAREHLIRANTRLVVSVAKRYMGQGVPFADLIQEGNLGLMRAVDKFEPERGHKLSTYATWWIRQAITRALADQGRTIRLPVHMGDRIRQLYRTARQLEQKLGRPAQPEEIAESMGLDSLQVRWMLRISRHPVSLEQPVGEEEESTLGNFIEDEDSPSPPDVAGNSLLREKLEELLETLTPREARILRLRYGLDNGRTYTLEEVGNKFGLTRERIRQIEAEALNRLRHPSRARQLRDYL
- a CDS encoding NAD-dependent epimerase/dehydratase family protein — its product is MSAITLPGAAILVTGANGFIGGHLCEHLQQAGAQVRGLVRSLPRAAWLADQGISLIEGGLDDPAVLARAVDGCAAVIHTAAWTGVPDDPALGEAVNVTGAEAVLQAALTAGVARVIHFSSVAVYGVNASPLIDETAATPLVGQAYPDSKIRAEAVVRRLAAAGLDTVIVRPASTYGPRGTAWTVGPVEQIKSGRLRLLAGGRGLVNLGYIDNVVQGTLQALTAAAAAGQTYNLCDGQAIPFHEFYGYYARMMGISRLPSVPAWAGKLVISPPGRWTRRLLGRQAAGRWSLHYLQNSSRFAITKAQRELGYAPTIDVAEGMRRTEAWLRQAGVI
- a CDS encoding VanW family protein; the protein is MTTTSTAPRRQSTPPLPRHASLRGRIPPRRRPSIVLFFGLCLGLSALLLLTAITAVQLRFANRVFAGVRVAGVDLSELTREQAAARLQEQLTPFQGPTILLRYAGQAWPLASADLGLQVDAQATAQRAYELGRQANPLDSLAAQWRLARAGANLAPALTVGEVQAADLLQRVAQSIDRPARDATVTIHGLQVVTTVAQAGRDTDLQATWAAVQAQLAQGESGTVDVVVHELPPLVHDVEAVADQARRLLRTPLLLAYAGDAAQDEAPQQFALDPVQLAGWLHIIPQPSASGGISLTLQVDEAAVRAYAQSLAASLARATRDARLHFDPIDPTAGRLSVLSPSQPGRVLDVAETVTRTLAALSTGRAQIDLPLQVVKPAVDMRDLDRMGIRELIASGATTFKGSSAARVANITQGARQFEGVVVPPNGIFSFNRIVGDVSAANGYEDALVIWGDRTAVGIGGGICQVSTTVFRAAFWGGMPIVERWAHGYVVGWYGEPGMDATIFTPSVDFRFRNDTGAYVLIQPELDLTQGRLTFNFYGTKPNRTVERIGPETSNVRKPEPPLYQVDPSLAPGVKKQVDWAVDGRDVVVTRVIKQGEQVLRQDKFVSKYQPWRAVYLVGPTPDAGG
- a CDS encoding acylphosphatase, with the translated sequence MQFIRMHVWIRGVVQGVFFRQSTRRQAQAAGVTGWVRNCADGAVEAVFEGEAAAVASVVSWCHYGPAAAVVSQVDVAGEPYTGEFSLFKISGW